In one window of Lewinella sp. 4G2 DNA:
- a CDS encoding SulP family inorganic anion transporter codes for MKTHARPWFPHPPGTGRATYVADAVAGLTVGILLIPQAMAYALLAGVPPVYGLYAALLPLLGYVLFASSPHISIGPTALASLLCLNGISGLAEPGTPEFTEYAILLGGLTGALQLAFGLLRMGGIGSLLSRPVLSGFVSAAAVLILFSQLDGLLGIDTERTSYFHQTVLALFAGLQDLHWPSAILGVVSLLLLWLGGKWLPKRFPTMLILIVLCTLLVALFGQGWGVDVVGEIPAGLPALTLPAFSTEAVLALLPVAAVIALLSFIETLSIGKAFAPKYDYYRILPDRELIALGVGKLMGMFFQAIPTSASFSRSAVAEEAGARTGFSSVVAVILLILTLLFFTPLFYYLPIPALAALIIYSVRNLLDFAEVKRLWQLAPKEFATLAITFFFTLFAGLQYGVAGGVLLSLFFVFARAARPHLAELGRLPNTNAFRNRLRFAEAEVDPAVLIIRFDAELYFGNAEYFTGEIERLLEVKGELLQSVIIDGHTINDVDTSGIFALNQLLKLLSQRGVEFYICGIIGPVRDMFYKSGIMEQMGSDHIFLSIQDALTFINDRPEDRGWDRPAVQHR; via the coding sequence TTGAAGACCCATGCTCGGCCCTGGTTCCCCCACCCTCCCGGTACCGGGCGGGCCACCTACGTGGCGGATGCTGTGGCGGGGCTGACGGTCGGCATTTTGCTCATTCCCCAGGCGATGGCTTATGCGCTTCTCGCGGGGGTACCGCCGGTCTACGGTCTGTACGCCGCCCTGCTACCGTTACTGGGCTACGTGCTTTTCGCTAGTTCTCCCCACATTTCAATTGGGCCGACGGCCCTGGCTTCCCTCCTTTGCCTGAACGGAATTTCCGGGTTGGCGGAACCGGGCACGCCGGAGTTTACGGAATACGCCATTCTGCTGGGTGGACTGACGGGGGCGCTGCAACTGGCCTTTGGTTTGTTGCGGATGGGCGGTATCGGAAGTTTGCTGAGCCGGCCGGTACTGTCCGGGTTCGTTTCCGCCGCAGCCGTACTGATCCTCTTTTCCCAGCTGGACGGGCTGCTGGGGATCGATACCGAGCGGACGAGTTACTTCCACCAAACCGTACTGGCTCTGTTTGCTGGGCTGCAGGATCTGCACTGGCCATCGGCCATCCTGGGTGTCGTCTCCCTTTTACTCTTATGGTTAGGGGGGAAATGGCTGCCGAAGCGGTTTCCGACCATGTTAATACTGATCGTGCTGTGCACGCTGTTGGTAGCCCTTTTCGGCCAGGGTTGGGGGGTCGACGTTGTGGGTGAGATACCCGCAGGGTTACCGGCTCTGACCTTGCCGGCTTTTAGTACGGAGGCAGTGTTGGCCTTGCTGCCGGTGGCGGCGGTGATTGCCCTGCTCAGTTTCATTGAGACCTTATCCATTGGCAAGGCCTTTGCGCCTAAGTACGATTACTACCGCATTTTGCCCGATCGCGAATTGATTGCCCTGGGCGTGGGTAAGTTGATGGGAATGTTCTTTCAGGCCATTCCTACCTCGGCGAGCTTTAGCCGCTCCGCCGTAGCGGAAGAGGCCGGGGCACGAACGGGGTTTAGTTCGGTAGTGGCGGTAATTCTACTTATTCTTACCCTCCTGTTTTTCACGCCCCTCTTCTATTATCTGCCGATCCCGGCACTGGCTGCCCTCATCATTTATTCGGTACGGAATCTTCTGGATTTTGCCGAGGTTAAACGGCTTTGGCAACTCGCCCCAAAGGAATTCGCGACTTTGGCCATTACCTTTTTCTTCACGCTGTTTGCCGGCCTGCAGTACGGGGTTGCCGGAGGGGTCTTACTTTCTCTTTTCTTCGTCTTTGCCCGGGCGGCGCGGCCTCATCTGGCGGAACTGGGGCGTCTGCCCAATACGAATGCTTTCCGCAACCGGTTACGGTTCGCCGAGGCGGAGGTGGACCCCGCGGTGCTCATCATTCGTTTCGATGCCGAACTATACTTCGGAAACGCGGAATACTTCACCGGTGAGATTGAACGCTTGCTGGAGGTGAAGGGCGAGTTGTTGCAATCCGTCATTATCGACGGCCACACCATCAATGACGTGGACACGAGTGGCATTTTTGCGCTCAACCAATTACTGAAGCTCCTCAGCCAAAGGGGCGTCGAGTTTTACATCTGCGGCATCATTGGTCCGGTGCGGGATATGTTTTACAAGTCCGGCATTATGGAACAGATGGGTAGTGACCACATCTTTCTTTCGATTCAGGATGCACTGACCTTTATTAACGACCGGCCGGAGGACCGGGGGTGGGACCGGCCGGCGGTGCAGCACCGGTAG
- a CDS encoding fasciclin domain-containing protein, translating into MLKLTRSYQLLLLAIFVLGFTSCDDDEDRPNNPVIGTIADIVESNGDFTSLAIALERTGLDATLDVANANVTVFAPNDAAFTAAGVDASSVDVDALRNILLYHVISGDVQAAEFADGEFTVNSLNTTGAGGSALPIFANNAGGSITVGGAADNSATVVTADVQAVNGTIHIIDDVLMPPSIVDRAVRDGRFNTLVAAVTRAGLAGVLSGAGTFTVFAPTDDAFADAGIDLDDLSDEDLGNILKYHVLGATVPSSAIAAGASFPSSINTTGPDGAALSLLVNNTTDGITINGNSNVVVADVSGNNGVVHAIDQVLMPQSIVDFVVNAPGLDSLAGAVVAAGLVETLSSDGPFTVFAPTNDAFAAIDSTVATLSVQQLSSVLTYHVVGGANVRSDALPAMATTVQGEDLNFSGATITTSSGQEVAISATDIQGTNGVVHLVPTVLLPTNL; encoded by the coding sequence ATGCTAAAGCTCACTCGCAGCTACCAACTCCTCCTGCTCGCCATCTTCGTGCTGGGCTTCACCTCTTGTGATGATGACGAAGACCGGCCCAACAATCCCGTCATCGGCACCATCGCCGATATCGTTGAAAGTAATGGCGACTTTACCAGCCTCGCTATCGCTTTGGAGCGCACTGGCCTGGACGCCACCCTCGACGTTGCGAACGCCAACGTTACTGTTTTTGCGCCTAATGATGCCGCCTTCACCGCTGCCGGAGTAGACGCTTCCAGCGTGGATGTCGACGCACTCCGCAATATCCTTTTGTATCACGTCATCAGTGGTGACGTGCAGGCCGCAGAGTTTGCGGATGGAGAATTCACCGTTAACTCCCTCAATACTACTGGTGCCGGTGGCAGTGCACTGCCCATCTTCGCTAATAATGCCGGTGGTTCCATCACCGTAGGTGGAGCCGCTGACAATAGCGCTACCGTCGTAACGGCGGACGTGCAGGCCGTGAATGGTACCATCCACATCATCGACGACGTCCTGATGCCCCCCAGCATCGTGGACCGAGCCGTACGAGATGGCCGTTTCAATACGCTGGTGGCTGCCGTCACGCGCGCCGGACTGGCGGGTGTCCTTAGTGGCGCCGGTACGTTTACCGTCTTTGCACCAACGGACGATGCCTTTGCTGATGCCGGCATCGACCTGGACGACCTCAGCGATGAGGACTTGGGGAATATTCTAAAGTACCACGTGCTGGGTGCTACCGTTCCTTCTTCGGCCATTGCGGCGGGGGCTTCCTTCCCGTCTTCCATCAATACGACGGGCCCTGACGGCGCGGCACTGAGCTTACTCGTAAATAATACCACCGATGGGATTACCATCAATGGTAATTCTAATGTAGTCGTTGCCGACGTGAGTGGTAACAACGGGGTAGTCCACGCTATTGATCAGGTATTAATGCCACAGAGTATTGTAGACTTCGTCGTCAATGCGCCCGGTTTGGATTCTTTAGCGGGTGCAGTAGTTGCTGCCGGCCTGGTGGAAACGCTGAGCTCCGACGGCCCCTTCACCGTATTTGCGCCTACCAATGATGCTTTTGCAGCCATCGATTCAACCGTAGCTACCCTTAGCGTACAGCAGCTTTCGAGCGTTCTGACTTACCACGTGGTGGGAGGTGCGAACGTCCGTTCCGACGCGCTGCCAGCAATGGCTACAACCGTGCAGGGTGAGGACTTGAATTTCAGTGGCGCTACGATCACGACAAGCTCCGGCCAGGAAGTAGCCATCAGTGCTACGGACATCCAGGGAACCAACGGTGTTGTGCACCTGGTGCCTACGGTACTATTACCCACTAATCTCTAG
- the yidD gene encoding membrane protein insertion efficiency factor YidD, producing the protein MLRKLLILPIRFYQVALSPLLGQNKCRYQPTCSHYAIEAINEWGPIKGSWLAAKRIGSCHPWGGHGFDPVPKKPGGDNTAGGEDVS; encoded by the coding sequence ATGCTGCGTAAGCTACTCATCCTTCCCATTCGTTTTTACCAGGTTGCCCTCTCTCCCCTGCTGGGGCAGAACAAGTGCCGGTACCAACCTACTTGCTCTCATTACGCCATTGAGGCGATCAATGAATGGGGGCCAATCAAAGGGTCCTGGCTGGCCGCCAAGCGGATTGGAAGCTGCCACCCGTGGGGTGGCCACGGCTTTGATCCCGTCCCGAAAAAGCCCGGTGGCGACAATACAGCCGGTGGGGAGGACGTATCTTAG
- a CDS encoding thioredoxin domain-containing protein → MKRALQLSLLFVSLLCTCASAQAQGIEFFHGEWSEALAKAKAEDKLIFVDAYAEWCGPCKRMAANVFPLEDVGSFFNENFINVKMDMEKAESKEFRRNHSVRAYPTLLFINAKNEVVHKSVGGKQAQSLIEEGGNALNKMDDVEDLAEQWESGDQNPKLALRYIRAMVRQGQNHAKVANDYLRAQKDLTTPENLDILLVAATNADSRIFDLLVKNQAAVVARSGQKAFDAQIKKAVMATKDKGLEYKDAKLIKTAVDKYASVDGDAAKALALQADFELAAQGQDAKAFTKATKKYLTKGATGDAAQLANIYAVATTSSFIKDEKVMDLAVAAQVASAELDAEGAYRKYYRLAEFLLKNDKKEEAYTYAQLAMNSLDHLKAGKKKQTERAINALLGRIESAR, encoded by the coding sequence ATGAAACGTGCTCTTCAACTTTCCCTGCTCTTCGTATCCTTACTCTGCACCTGCGCCAGCGCCCAGGCCCAGGGGATTGAATTCTTCCACGGAGAGTGGAGCGAAGCCCTGGCCAAAGCCAAAGCTGAGGATAAATTGATCTTCGTGGACGCCTACGCGGAGTGGTGCGGCCCCTGTAAACGGATGGCCGCCAACGTGTTCCCGCTGGAGGACGTCGGTAGCTTTTTCAACGAGAACTTCATCAACGTGAAGATGGACATGGAGAAGGCTGAGAGCAAGGAGTTCCGCCGCAACCACAGCGTCCGCGCCTACCCTACCCTGCTCTTCATCAACGCCAAGAATGAGGTCGTTCACAAATCTGTAGGCGGCAAGCAGGCCCAGTCGTTGATCGAAGAAGGGGGCAACGCGCTCAACAAAATGGACGACGTGGAGGACCTCGCCGAGCAGTGGGAAAGTGGCGACCAGAATCCAAAACTCGCCCTGCGCTACATCCGCGCCATGGTTCGCCAGGGCCAGAACCACGCCAAAGTGGCCAACGATTACCTCCGCGCACAAAAAGACCTGACGACACCGGAAAACCTGGACATCCTCCTCGTCGCCGCAACGAACGCCGACAGCCGCATCTTCGATCTGCTCGTAAAGAACCAGGCCGCCGTTGTCGCCCGCTCCGGGCAGAAAGCCTTTGACGCCCAGATCAAAAAAGCCGTCATGGCCACCAAGGACAAGGGATTGGAGTACAAGGACGCGAAGCTCATCAAAACCGCCGTCGATAAATACGCCAGCGTGGATGGTGATGCCGCCAAGGCCCTGGCCTTACAGGCAGACTTCGAATTGGCCGCGCAGGGCCAGGACGCGAAAGCCTTCACCAAGGCCACCAAGAAGTACCTGACTAAAGGAGCCACGGGTGACGCCGCTCAACTGGCCAATATCTACGCCGTAGCGACTACCTCATCCTTCATCAAGGACGAAAAGGTGATGGACCTGGCCGTCGCGGCCCAGGTAGCCTCCGCGGAGCTGGATGCCGAAGGCGCCTACCGCAAGTACTACCGCCTGGCCGAATTCCTGCTGAAGAATGACAAGAAGGAAGAGGCTTACACCTATGCGCAGCTGGCGATGAACAGCCTCGACCACTTGAAGGCCGGCAAGAAGAAGCAGACCGAACGCGCCATTAACGCCCTGCTGGGCCGTATAGAATCCGCTCGGTAA
- a CDS encoding prolipoprotein diacylglyceryl transferase translates to MYPDLSYLANALFGTPPDSVLSIAKTFGLFLLFAFLTAAWLLTKDLERRQRIGQLKGQKQGGGKAETYTVYPSDRVGPITLAAAFGGLLGAKVFAIIEYLPRFFEDPIYVLLSGSGLAIYGGLIGGAAAVWWYARKHDIKILPLADAVAPGLIIAYGVGRLGCQLSGDGDWGIVAGPQPNWWFLPDWMWSSTFPHNVLERGVAIPGCTWEYCKELPAAVYPTSIYEFLMAMAIGALLWGLRKRYTAIPGMLISIYLVLNGIERFFIEFIRVNDRYDVLGVALSQAQLIAIGFMIAGGLGIYFFNKRALPRVQGNG, encoded by the coding sequence ATGTACCCAGACCTTTCTTACCTCGCCAATGCTCTCTTCGGCACTCCGCCGGATAGCGTGTTGAGTATTGCCAAGACCTTTGGCCTCTTTCTGCTCTTCGCCTTTCTGACGGCGGCCTGGCTGCTGACGAAAGACCTCGAACGGCGGCAGCGTATCGGCCAACTCAAGGGGCAGAAGCAAGGAGGAGGTAAGGCCGAAACCTATACCGTCTACCCCAGCGACCGGGTGGGCCCGATCACCTTGGCCGCCGCCTTTGGTGGTCTGCTGGGGGCTAAGGTTTTTGCCATCATCGAGTACCTCCCCCGATTCTTTGAAGACCCCATCTACGTACTGCTGAGTGGAAGCGGGCTGGCCATTTACGGTGGCCTCATTGGCGGCGCGGCGGCGGTTTGGTGGTACGCCCGCAAGCACGACATCAAAATCCTTCCGCTGGCCGATGCCGTCGCGCCCGGTCTAATTATCGCCTACGGGGTGGGCCGCCTCGGCTGCCAGCTGAGTGGCGACGGAGACTGGGGCATCGTAGCGGGCCCGCAGCCCAACTGGTGGTTTTTACCGGACTGGATGTGGAGCTCTACCTTCCCGCACAACGTACTGGAACGCGGCGTGGCCATCCCGGGCTGCACCTGGGAATACTGCAAAGAATTGCCCGCGGCCGTTTACCCCACTTCCATTTACGAGTTCCTGATGGCTATGGCGATTGGGGCTTTACTGTGGGGCTTACGCAAACGGTATACGGCCATCCCCGGCATGCTGATCTCCATCTACCTCGTTCTAAACGGCATCGAGCGCTTCTTCATCGAGTTCATCCGGGTGAACGACCGGTACGACGTGCTGGGCGTGGCCCTCAGCCAGGCGCAATTGATCGCCATCGGGTTTATGATAGCCGGTGGGCTCGGCATCTACTTCTTTAATAAGCGGGCGCTGCCGCGGGTGCAGGGTAATGGGTAA
- a CDS encoding Crp/Fnr family transcriptional regulator, with amino-acid sequence MPSPLQQLKDYLREEEMWEGRTTLKRGDFLHQPGDRNDTIYLVETGTIQVYVVTNGGEEQIIRFAYPGDVYSAIDCLLTGRPTILSARAIRACTLLSLPGRMYRERILGNPKAAQLWQQVSAWMLVGQLDREIDLLIKNPAERYRRVLERSPQLFQEIPARYIANYLRMTPETLSHIRSQA; translated from the coding sequence ATGCCTTCCCCCCTCCAGCAACTAAAGGACTACCTCCGGGAAGAAGAAATGTGGGAAGGCCGGACCACCCTGAAACGCGGGGATTTCCTCCACCAGCCGGGAGACCGGAACGATACCATTTACCTCGTAGAAACTGGTACCATCCAGGTTTACGTGGTGACGAACGGCGGAGAGGAACAGATCATCCGCTTCGCCTATCCGGGAGACGTATACTCCGCCATTGATTGCCTGCTGACCGGCCGGCCGACCATCCTTAGCGCGCGGGCGATCAGGGCGTGTACGCTGTTATCTCTGCCTGGCCGAATGTACCGGGAACGTATTCTTGGCAACCCTAAAGCGGCTCAACTTTGGCAGCAGGTCTCCGCCTGGATGCTCGTCGGACAGCTTGATCGGGAAATCGACCTACTGATCAAGAACCCAGCGGAGCGGTACCGGCGCGTGCTCGAACGGAGCCCCCAGCTGTTTCAGGAAATCCCGGCCCGTTACATCGCTAACTATCTGCGGATGACGCCGGAAACGCTTTCCCACATCCGTTCTCAGGCGTAA
- a CDS encoding DinB family protein: MSPRNTEALLQRLTDLTISNRAAAQRLAALPHATLHLRPRPDAWNAVECFAHLNYYSDYYLPEMRRRMATSIHPPQATYTSSWLGNKFAAGMKPGPAMRKVSTPRSANPKNFGMEPTEAALAQFIKYQDETLELLQLAAKVDLTKTKTGISLTRFIKLRLCDTLRTVIYHNWRHVLQAERACQLEGEVAG; the protein is encoded by the coding sequence ATGTCCCCCCGCAATACCGAAGCGTTACTTCAACGACTGACCGACCTTACCATCAGCAACCGGGCGGCGGCCCAACGTTTAGCTGCCCTACCCCACGCTACTTTGCACCTGCGGCCGCGCCCCGATGCCTGGAATGCCGTGGAGTGCTTCGCTCACTTGAATTATTACAGTGATTACTACCTACCGGAAATGCGGCGGCGGATGGCTACTTCGATTCACCCGCCCCAGGCAACTTATACTTCTTCCTGGTTGGGCAACAAGTTCGCTGCGGGGATGAAACCTGGTCCAGCCATGAGAAAGGTGAGCACGCCGCGAAGCGCCAACCCCAAAAATTTTGGGATGGAACCCACCGAGGCCGCACTGGCACAATTCATAAAGTACCAAGATGAAACCCTGGAACTATTGCAACTAGCCGCCAAGGTAGACTTAACGAAGACCAAGACCGGCATCAGCCTGACGCGTTTCATCAAACTACGACTTTGTGATACCCTCCGGACGGTCATCTACCACAATTGGCGCCACGTGCTGCAGGCAGAACGGGCCTGCCAACTGGAGGGAGAAGTAGCGGGCTGA
- a CDS encoding DUF4097 family beta strand repeat-containing protein, producing the protein MSYRITSILSLLLAFALVGEVSAAPAGGWEKDYEKTFSESYDVNGQGSVRLENRYGEINVETWNENKVQIDVQVRVTASSQEKADAIFNRITINFSGGGNRATATTEIGQRQKDGSLWDMIFGNSISINWGDNSNDFKVYYNVKMPASASLETIAKYCDVRLPNLSGNNTTEVGYGDLVAGKLSGSNNVKISYGSIRADELGKTSSLRLRYSEADIHQADVLTYDGRYSELELGTLNRINVDAGYEEIEIKKVTEATLRGNYNDVEIMEVDELDVDGSYSDYSIGTIFRRLRADSNYGDIDVEKIGRDFEKIDVTTRYADVRLVMPTGRGYDVDVSARYGDVSVSGNGQLNRNKEGSSESIKGKISGTGTGRVFISTAYGDISLRQ; encoded by the coding sequence ATGAGTTATAGAATCACTTCCATCCTCTCACTACTACTGGCCTTCGCGCTGGTTGGTGAGGTCTCCGCCGCCCCGGCTGGTGGCTGGGAGAAGGACTACGAAAAAACCTTCTCCGAATCCTACGACGTCAACGGTCAGGGCTCCGTTCGGCTGGAAAACCGCTACGGCGAGATCAACGTCGAAACCTGGAACGAAAACAAGGTTCAAATCGACGTCCAGGTCCGCGTAACCGCTAGTTCCCAGGAAAAGGCCGACGCCATTTTTAACCGCATCACCATCAACTTCTCTGGCGGGGGTAACCGGGCGACGGCCACGACCGAGATCGGCCAACGCCAGAAAGATGGCAGCCTGTGGGATATGATCTTCGGCAATTCCATCTCCATCAACTGGGGCGACAACTCCAATGACTTCAAGGTCTACTACAACGTAAAGATGCCCGCATCAGCTTCGTTAGAAACGATTGCCAAATACTGCGATGTACGCCTGCCCAACTTGAGTGGTAACAACACGACGGAGGTTGGCTACGGAGACCTCGTCGCCGGTAAACTCTCCGGCAGCAACAACGTGAAGATCTCCTACGGGTCGATCCGAGCCGATGAGTTGGGCAAAACCAGCAGCCTCCGCTTGCGCTACAGTGAAGCGGATATCCACCAAGCAGACGTACTCACCTACGACGGGCGCTACAGCGAGCTGGAGCTCGGAACCCTCAACCGCATCAACGTTGACGCTGGCTACGAAGAGATCGAGATCAAGAAGGTGACGGAAGCGACGCTCCGCGGTAATTATAACGACGTGGAAATCATGGAGGTGGATGAATTAGACGTGGACGGCAGCTATTCCGACTACTCCATTGGCACCATTTTCCGCCGTCTCCGCGCCGATAGCAACTACGGAGACATCGACGTGGAAAAAATTGGCAGAGATTTCGAAAAGATTGACGTTACCACGCGTTATGCCGACGTTCGCCTCGTTATGCCAACGGGCCGCGGCTATGATGTAGACGTCAGCGCCCGCTACGGCGACGTTTCGGTGTCTGGCAACGGTCAGCTGAACCGCAACAAAGAGGGTTCTTCGGAATCCATCAAAGGAAAAATTTCCGGTACTGGCACCGGCCGTGTTTTTATCTCTACGGCCTACGGAGATATCTCTCTCCGCCAGTAA
- a CDS encoding anti-sigma factor gives MANDKLEDFILNHKEEFEADTPPDSLWGRIEASITPEDDEPDDFERFVANNREAFDSETPPPEMEAAIMGQLAEADATPASPLRVTHRRRYLPILGMAASALVLIVAAFLIGSSRGYQNAEQDRVALELERINPEYLETEQYYQREIASQFTRVKQVNNDPQLVADLKEIDAATAEIRASLLEVPESQRAELVEEMIRIYRTKLDILLRVQRQIPPGSPKAASKKANENEL, from the coding sequence ATGGCTAACGATAAGCTAGAGGATTTCATCCTCAACCATAAAGAAGAGTTCGAAGCGGACACCCCACCGGATAGCCTCTGGGGCCGCATTGAAGCATCGATCACCCCCGAAGACGATGAACCCGACGATTTTGAACGGTTCGTCGCCAACAACCGGGAAGCCTTCGATAGCGAAACGCCTCCACCGGAAATGGAAGCTGCCATCATGGGCCAACTCGCCGAAGCGGACGCCACCCCGGCCTCCCCACTGCGGGTCACGCACCGCCGCCGGTACCTCCCCATCCTCGGGATGGCCGCCTCCGCCCTGGTACTCATCGTGGCTGCCTTCCTCATCGGGAGCAGCCGCGGTTACCAGAACGCCGAGCAGGACCGTGTAGCCCTCGAACTTGAACGTATCAACCCGGAGTACCTGGAAACAGAACAGTACTACCAACGGGAGATCGCCAGCCAGTTCACCCGCGTCAAGCAAGTGAACAACGACCCACAGTTGGTCGCCGACCTCAAAGAAATCGATGCAGCAACGGCCGAGATCCGCGCCTCCCTGCTGGAAGTCCCGGAAAGCCAACGGGCAGAATTGGTAGAAGAGATGATCCGCATCTACCGCACGAAACTTGATATCCTGCTTCGCGTCCAGCGGCAGATCCCCCCCGGCAGCCCCAAGGCTGCCTCCAAAAAAGCAAATGAAAATGAGTTATAG
- a CDS encoding RNA polymerase sigma factor, translated as MSTAADYRDTHRELVLGCQRKDRKSQRELYGHYAKPMYNLCLRMLRHSHDAEDVMQVAFVDIFRKIDTFNFDASISAWIKRIVVNRCIDHLKKRRLLTTDYDAKQHDIQTDESPVGSDSATPGFQATGMTVDRVKRGMMKLSEGYRVVLSLYLFEGYDHEEISHILGISVGTSKSQFSRAKKRLAAILNEEK; from the coding sequence ATGTCAACAGCCGCCGACTATCGCGACACGCACCGCGAGTTGGTCCTGGGCTGCCAGCGGAAGGACCGCAAATCCCAACGCGAGCTCTACGGCCATTACGCCAAACCGATGTACAACCTCTGCCTGCGGATGCTCCGGCATTCCCACGACGCGGAGGACGTCATGCAGGTGGCTTTTGTGGACATCTTCCGCAAGATCGACACCTTCAATTTCGATGCCTCGATCAGTGCGTGGATCAAGCGCATCGTCGTCAACCGCTGTATCGACCACCTGAAGAAGCGCCGCTTACTGACGACGGATTACGACGCCAAGCAGCACGACATTCAAACCGACGAAAGCCCCGTCGGGAGTGACTCCGCTACACCCGGCTTTCAGGCAACGGGTATGACGGTAGACCGCGTAAAGCGGGGCATGATGAAACTAAGTGAAGGGTACCGGGTAGTACTGAGTCTTTACCTGTTTGAAGGCTACGACCACGAAGAGATCTCTCACATTCTCGGCATCAGCGTCGGGACGAGCAAATCACAATTCAGCCGCGCCAAGAAACGGCTCGCGGCCATTTTAAACGAAGAAAAATAA
- the rodA gene encoding rod shape-determining protein RodA codes for MIGGIRDRHIVDPITVIIYFFLVISGLIMLYAVGRPPDGYETGDLTVLLNSLAGKQFIWLIISLGAWFLVDLFIDRQTWVVGAYPIYIGTVVLLILVLLIGKEINNARSWFALAGFTFQPSELAKFGTCLGMAAFLSQWTGKMDRIKNIGYGMLIWIIPAAFIVLQPDPGSALVFVSFFLVMYREGLPGLLLGFGLFTAAMFLLGIVSTPGLLTAALIGLLLLVMSFSTPQKMWYWVLGSVVLIAAAATAYFQFGLGWPVLLTLGVAFSAMVAFLFVRQRTQVARVSLGTLAWGGLIAVAANFFFNNVLLPHQQDRINAWLRPEGMDERGALYNIIQSKLAIAGGGFSGRGLFEGIMTKYDYVPEQETDFIFSAVGEAQGFIGSAFIILAFLGLLWRLSVIAERQTRTFARAFAYGVAGIIAIHMLVNIGMTMGLMPVIGIPLPFISKGGSSLLSFTLMIAVVLKFDRMRGVV; via the coding sequence ATGATTGGAGGTATCCGTGATCGACACATCGTCGATCCCATCACCGTCATCATTTATTTCTTCCTCGTCATCAGCGGGCTGATCATGCTGTACGCCGTGGGTAGACCGCCCGACGGTTACGAGACGGGAGACCTGACGGTGCTCCTGAATTCGCTGGCGGGAAAGCAATTCATCTGGTTGATCATCTCCCTGGGGGCCTGGTTTCTGGTAGACTTGTTCATCGATCGACAGACTTGGGTGGTTGGCGCCTACCCAATTTACATTGGGACGGTAGTACTACTGATCCTGGTACTATTGATTGGTAAGGAGATCAATAACGCCCGCTCCTGGTTCGCGCTGGCGGGGTTTACCTTCCAACCCAGTGAACTGGCCAAGTTTGGCACTTGCCTGGGGATGGCCGCCTTCCTAAGCCAGTGGACGGGAAAGATGGACCGGATCAAAAATATCGGTTACGGAATGCTGATTTGGATCATTCCTGCAGCGTTCATCGTCCTGCAGCCGGACCCAGGATCTGCCCTGGTCTTCGTCAGTTTTTTCTTGGTGATGTACCGGGAGGGGCTACCGGGATTACTACTTGGTTTTGGCCTGTTTACGGCGGCGATGTTCCTATTAGGTATTGTTTCTACCCCGGGCTTACTGACCGCAGCTTTGATTGGGCTTCTCCTTTTGGTGATGAGTTTTTCCACTCCCCAAAAGATGTGGTACTGGGTATTGGGAAGTGTTGTCCTGATCGCCGCAGCCGCTACGGCTTATTTTCAGTTTGGCCTGGGTTGGCCCGTCTTACTGACACTGGGCGTGGCCTTTTCCGCGATGGTCGCCTTTCTCTTCGTCCGGCAGCGAACGCAAGTTGCCCGCGTCAGCCTGGGGACTTTAGCTTGGGGAGGATTGATCGCGGTGGCCGCGAACTTCTTTTTCAACAACGTGCTGCTACCTCACCAGCAGGACCGGATCAACGCCTGGCTACGCCCGGAGGGGATGGACGAGCGGGGCGCGCTGTACAACATCATCCAATCCAAACTAGCGATCGCAGGCGGTGGCTTCTCCGGCCGGGGCCTCTTTGAGGGTATCATGACCAAGTACGATTACGTACCGGAGCAGGAGACGGATTTTATCTTTTCAGCCGTGGGAGAGGCGCAAGGCTTTATCGGTTCCGCATTTATCATCCTCGCCTTTTTGGGATTGTTGTGGCGCCTCAGCGTCATCGCCGAGCGGCAAACGCGGACCTTCGCCCGGGCTTTTGCCTATGGGGTAGCGGGCATTATCGCCATCCATATGCTGGTCAACATTGGGATGACGATGGGGCTAATGCCAGTGATTGGTATTCCCTTGCCCTTTATTTCTAAGGGGGGGAGCTCCCTGCTGAGCTTTACGCTAATGATCGCCGTGGTGCTGAAGTTTGACAGGATGCGGGGGGTGGTATAG